A single window of Vigna unguiculata cultivar IT97K-499-35 chromosome 1, ASM411807v1, whole genome shotgun sequence DNA harbors:
- the LOC114181096 gene encoding LOW QUALITY PROTEIN: RING finger protein 10 (The sequence of the model RefSeq protein was modified relative to this genomic sequence to represent the inferred CDS: inserted 1 base in 1 codon): MSILPSQTQASSSSSSSAPSPNPNPQHGIGSPLPQQPFPHLSPPLHHALGSLQISDIAGSSTQAARDSGGSSEKVTELGSPSGVTVSPQQNSRTRSRSHGGRRAGMVSSHRNQQAPGSLGSHGSTPLAGRKSQTVNGNYLLNFQYDPISRSQPRGPPXPPAARRHWKRKPYNKDLFLQANYKFMVLDSGNYTPESMDPDKMLQWEDIICVTYLTPFSVQCPICLEYPLCPQITSCGHIFCFPCIIQYLMMGEEDHKGDIWKRCPLCFVMMSAKDLYTVHITNVKQYQVGENVEFTFLTRKKDSFTLTSKNKQETNITSFGNGHFCDPFSKFTLTSDVDLSVRHSISDLDGWLARADSGLVDDMEKLPYVCAAMQQLEQRKRYWNEQKSNDSENSKPIDHGHQIQSMATNSMDTDDENCSNGSKTASTDYSDQIKVSILEKSTAGACSDPTLNVEKELIEQQMNLCSSYEEKNSIQRPADDGVVEEVKGNDSYSFYQAADGQHLILHPLNMKCLLHHYGSYDMLPHRINGRILQLETVTQSEAMRRRYRFLSHFPLTTTFQLCEVDLSELLPPEALAPFMDEIKKRANQRKQLAKKERKEKIRAEATDTYSLPISFSSQLTSRDDPPTFSMDDFEALGNSSISSSPPVAGERKSFSNVTRLGFAAAHDSPSLQIQETSGLHNNNTTTDSSAPTGSRNGEIQSYSNVISRAESNISSNAPKTNELGKKGKKPNRVLLSTAGGRRY; encoded by the exons ATGTCCATCTTGCCCTCACAAACCCAAGCGTCATCTTCGTCCTCTTCATCAGCGCCATCTCCTAACCCTAATCCCCAACATGGCATCGGAAGCCCTCTTCCTCAACAACCTTTCCCTCACCTCTCACCCCCACTCCACCACGCCCTCGGATCTCTCCAGATCTCCGATATCGCAG GTTCATCGACTCAAGCTGCCAGAGATTCTGGTGGATCTTCCGAAAAG GTGACAGAATTAGGGTCTCCAAGTGGAGTGACGGTTTCACCTCAGCAAAACTCTAGAACACGTTCTAGGAGTCACGGAGGAAGACGGGCAGGAATGGTTTCTTCTCATAGAAACCAACAAGCTCCTGGGTCCCTGGGTTCTCATGGAAGTACCCCTTTGGCAGGGAGGAAATCTCAGACTGTGAACGGAAATTACTTGCTGAATTTTCAATATGACCCGATATCCCGTTCTCAACCACGGGGTCCCC CCCCCCCTGCTGCAAGAAGGCATTGGAAGAGGAAGCCATACAATAAAGATTTGTTTTTGCAGGCAAATTACAAGTTCATGGTATTAGATTCGGGAAATTATACTCCTGAGTCGATGGATCCTGATAAAATGTTGCAGTGGGAAGACATTATATGTGTGACATATTTGACCCCCTTCTCAGTTCAGTGTCCAATTTGTTTGGAGTATCCACTGTGTCCGCAGATAACCTCATGTGGACATATTTTCTGTTTCCCATGTATTATACAATACTTAATGATGGGTGAAGAGGATCACAAAGGTGATATCTGGAAAAGATGTCCTCTGTGTTTCGTGATGATGTCTGCCAAGGATTTATATACAGTTCACATCACAAATGTTAAACAGTATCAAGTAGGAGAAAATGTTGAGTTCACCTTTTTAACTCGGAAAAAGGACTCATTTACTCTGACAAGTAAAAATAAACaagagacaaatatcacatcaTTTGGTAATGGACACTTCTGTGATCCCTTTTCAAAGTTTACTCTTACATCAGATGTAGATCTCTCAGTGAGACATTCAATATCAGATCTAGATGGTTGGCTGGCCAGAGCAGATTCTGGTCTTGTTGATGACATGGAGAAGCTTCCTTATGTTTGTGCTGCAATGCAGCAACTGGAACAGAGGAAGAGGTATTGGAATGAGCAAAAGTCTAATGACAGTGAAAATTCTAAGCCCATTGATCATGGACATCAGATACAATCCATGGCTACAAATTCTATGGATACTGATGATGAAAACTGTTCTAATGGGTCAAAAACTGCCTCTACTGATTACAGTGACCAAATTAAGGTTTCGATTCTGGAGAAGTCAACTGCTGGAGCCTGTTCTGACCCAACTTTGAATGTGGAGAAAGAACTAATAGAGCAACAAATGAATTTATGTTCTTCATATGAGGAGAAGAATAGTATTCAAAGGCCAGCAGATGATGGTGTTGTTGAAGAAGTGAAGGGAAATGATTCATACAGTTTCTACCAG GCTGCTGATGGTCAGCATCTAATTCTTCATCCTCTGAACATGAAGTGTTTGCTCCACCATTACGGGAGCTATGACATGCTTCCACACAG AATAAATGGAAGGATTCTACAATTGGAGACAGTCACTCAGTCTGAGGCCATGAGGAGGCGATATCGATTCCTAAGTCATTTTCCATTAACCACAACATTTCAG CTTTGTGAAGTTGATTTGAGTGAGTTGTTACCTCCTGAAGCACTGGCTCCATTTATGGATGAAATAAAGAAACGTGCAAATCAGAGGAAACAACTTGCAAAAAAG gaACGGAAGGAAAAAATAAGGGCTGAAGCTACAGATACCTATTCCCTTCCCATATCATTTAGTAGTCAGCTTACATCTCGTGATGATCCTCCAACATTCTCCATGGATGACTTTGAAG CTCTAGGAAATTCATCTATTTCCTCAAGTCCTCCCGTAGCTGGGGAGAGAAAATCCTTCTCGAATGTCACAAGACTTGGGTTTGCTGCTGCTCATGATTCTCCATCCTTGCAAATTCAAGAAACTAGTGGTCTACACAATAACAATACCACAACTGATTCGTCTGCCCCAACTG GTTCGAGAAACGGGGAGATACAGTCATACTCGAATGTTATATCAAGAGCAGAATCAAATATAAGCTCGAATGCACCAAAGACTAATGAGTTGGGGAAGAAAGGTAAGAAGCCAAATCGAGTTCTTCTATCAACAGCTGGAGGTAGACGTTATTGA